One segment of Pseudomonas asgharzadehiana DNA contains the following:
- a CDS encoding aldehyde dehydrogenase family protein: MSDIPLLPQVEAFLRRQHALFIDGGYVQSHCGQTLEVINPATGQVIAQVADADAADIDAAVASARRGFKQWSQVAPATRGTVLFKLADLLEQHREELAQIETCQSGKIIQISRAFEVDQAAHFLRYYAGWASKITGQTITPSLPSFAGERYTAFTLREPVGVVVGIVPWNFSTMIALWKLASALVTGCSIIIKPSEFTPLTILRIAELAMEAGLPPGALNVLTGAGLVGKGLVEHPGTNKVSFTGSVPTGIAVGQSAMGAGLTRATLELGGKNSAGFLPDVDLETAVNGIIEAGFLHSGQICAAAERFFVHRSQIDAVMDKLAQRLSALNIGSPLDERTEFGPVANRQHQLKLGAFFDKARAQNNRIVHGGRLLDRPGCYVEPTIILANGVNDTLLNEETFGPIATFLPYDTEEELLALMNNTPYGLSASLWTNDLGKALRMVPAIEAGTVWVNMHTLLDPAVPFGGSKCSGVGREFGGAFIEEYTELKSVMIRY, encoded by the coding sequence ATGAGCGATATTCCACTGCTGCCTCAGGTCGAAGCGTTTTTGCGTCGACAACACGCGCTGTTTATCGACGGTGGCTACGTACAGAGCCACTGCGGCCAGACGTTGGAGGTGATCAACCCGGCCACCGGCCAAGTCATCGCCCAGGTCGCCGACGCCGACGCGGCCGACATCGACGCAGCCGTGGCCTCCGCGCGCCGTGGTTTCAAACAATGGTCCCAGGTCGCCCCGGCGACACGCGGCACGGTGTTGTTCAAACTGGCCGACCTGCTAGAGCAGCACCGCGAAGAACTGGCGCAGATCGAAACCTGCCAATCGGGCAAGATCATCCAGATTTCCCGCGCCTTCGAAGTCGACCAGGCCGCGCATTTTTTGCGCTACTACGCCGGCTGGGCCAGCAAAATCACCGGGCAGACCATCACTCCCTCACTGCCCTCGTTCGCCGGTGAACGCTACACCGCCTTCACCCTGCGCGAGCCGGTCGGGGTGGTGGTGGGGATCGTGCCGTGGAATTTCTCCACCATGATCGCGCTGTGGAAACTCGCTTCGGCGCTGGTGACCGGTTGCAGCATCATTATCAAGCCCAGTGAGTTCACGCCGCTGACCATCCTGCGCATCGCCGAACTGGCGATGGAGGCCGGGCTGCCGCCGGGTGCGCTCAACGTATTGACCGGTGCTGGCCTGGTGGGCAAAGGGCTGGTCGAACACCCCGGCACCAACAAGGTGTCGTTTACCGGCTCGGTGCCCACCGGCATTGCCGTGGGCCAGAGCGCCATGGGCGCCGGGCTGACCCGCGCCACCCTGGAACTGGGCGGGAAAAACTCGGCGGGGTTCCTGCCCGATGTGGACCTGGAAACGGCGGTCAACGGCATCATCGAGGCGGGCTTTTTGCACTCCGGGCAAATCTGCGCCGCGGCCGAACGCTTCTTTGTGCATCGCTCGCAGATCGACGCGGTCATGGACAAACTGGCGCAGCGCTTGAGCGCGCTGAACATCGGTTCGCCGCTGGATGAGCGCACCGAGTTCGGCCCGGTCGCCAACCGTCAGCATCAACTCAAACTGGGCGCGTTCTTTGACAAGGCACGAGCGCAAAACAACCGCATCGTGCACGGCGGCAGGCTGCTTGACCGGCCGGGTTGCTACGTCGAACCGACGATCATCCTGGCCAATGGGGTCAACGACACCTTGCTCAACGAAGAGACCTTTGGCCCGATCGCTACGTTTTTGCCGTATGACACTGAGGAGGAACTGCTGGCGTTGATGAACAACACGCCCTATGGCTTGAGCGCCAGCCTGTGGACTAATGATTTGGGCAAGGCGCTGCGGATGGTGCCGGCCATTGAAGCGGGTACGGTGTGGGTGAATATGCATACGTTGCTGGACCCGGCGGTGCCGTTTGGGGGCAGCAAGTGCTCGGGGGTGGGCCGGGAGTTTGGCGGCGCGTTTATCGAGGAGTACACCGAGTTGAAGTCGGTGATGATTCGTTACTGA
- a CDS encoding p-hydroxyphenylacetate 3-hydroxylase oxygenase component: MKKPNPLLEDLKSILPTIAANAAQAEQHRQVPAENMALLKGIGLHRAFQPKAFGGMELSLPQFADCIAALAGACASTAWAMSLLCTHSHQLALFSATLQQEVWGTDPNATASSSIAPFGRTEEVEGGVLFSGEMGWSSGCDHAEWAIVGFRRPNAEGTQDYCFAVLPRSDYQIRDDWFAAGMKGSGTKTLLIDKAWVPEHRIQKAKDMMEGKSAGFGLYPDSKVFYSPYRPYFASGFSTVSLGVAERMLDVFREKTKTRVRAYTGAAVGAATPALMRLAESTHQVGAARAFLEKTWADHAEHSEQQRYPSRETLAFWRTNQAYATKMCIQAVDRLFEAAGGNAWFEHNEMQRLFRDSHMTGAHAYTDYDVCAQILGRELMGLEPDPSMI; this comes from the coding sequence ATGAAAAAGCCAAACCCGCTCCTTGAAGACCTCAAGTCCATCCTGCCGACCATCGCGGCCAATGCTGCGCAGGCTGAACAGCACCGCCAGGTGCCCGCCGAGAATATGGCGTTGCTCAAGGGCATCGGCCTGCATCGTGCGTTCCAGCCCAAGGCGTTCGGCGGCATGGAGTTGTCGCTGCCACAGTTTGCCGACTGCATCGCCGCGCTCGCCGGGGCATGTGCCAGTACCGCCTGGGCCATGAGCTTGTTGTGCACCCACAGCCATCAGCTGGCGCTGTTCTCGGCCACCCTGCAACAGGAAGTCTGGGGCACCGACCCGAACGCCACGGCGAGCAGCAGCATCGCGCCCTTTGGGCGTACCGAAGAGGTCGAGGGCGGCGTGCTGTTCAGCGGTGAGATGGGCTGGAGCAGCGGCTGCGACCATGCCGAGTGGGCGATTGTCGGTTTCCGCCGGCCCAATGCCGAAGGCACGCAGGACTATTGCTTCGCCGTGCTGCCGCGCAGTGACTATCAGATCCGCGACGACTGGTTTGCCGCCGGCATGAAAGGTAGCGGCACCAAGACCCTGCTCATCGACAAGGCCTGGGTGCCGGAGCACCGTATCCAGAAGGCCAAGGACATGATGGAGGGCAAGTCCGCGGGCTTTGGCTTGTACCCCGACAGCAAGGTGTTCTACTCGCCGTACCGTCCGTATTTTGCCAGCGGCTTTTCCACCGTGAGCCTGGGCGTCGCCGAGCGCATGCTCGATGTGTTCCGCGAAAAGACCAAGACCCGCGTGCGCGCCTACACCGGGGCGGCGGTCGGCGCGGCCACGCCGGCGTTGATGCGGCTGGCCGAGTCGACGCATCAAGTGGGCGCCGCGCGTGCGTTTCTTGAAAAGACCTGGGCCGATCATGCCGAGCACAGTGAGCAGCAGCGCTACCCCAGCCGCGAAACCCTGGCGTTCTGGCGCACCAACCAGGCGTACGCCACCAAGATGTGCATCCAGGCGGTGGATCGCCTGTTTGAAGCCGCCGGCGGCAATGCCTGGTTCGAACACAACGAGATGCAGCGCCTGTTCCGTGACTCGCACATGACCGGCGCCCATGCCTACACCGACTACGACGTGTGCGCGCAGATCCTCGGCCGCGAGCTGATGGGCCTGGAGCCCGACCCGAGCATGATCTGA
- a CDS encoding p-hydroxyphenylacetate 3-hydroxylase reductase component: MSESTFDPRAFRRALGNFATGVTVVTAADASGRKVGVTANSFNSVSLDPPLVLWSIDKRSNSHEVFEQASHFAVNVLAADQIDLSNNFARPKDDRFAEIEYQPGEGGAPVFADCSARFHCENYQQVDGGDHWIMIGKVVAFDDFGRAPLLYHQGAYSMVLPHTRMTKRDDSQPPSSHFQGRLSHNLYYLMTQAVRAYQSAYQPRQLSTGLRTNEARMLMVLENDARLSAGDLLREVAMPVREIDEAVANLKRKGLVSDDDSGVRLTAAGVEQTEDLWAIAREQQDKVFAEFTEAQIETFKTVLKQLIRHC, translated from the coding sequence ATGTCTGAATCGACCTTCGACCCACGCGCCTTTCGCCGCGCCTTGGGCAACTTTGCCACCGGCGTGACCGTGGTCACCGCCGCCGACGCCAGCGGGCGCAAGGTGGGCGTCACCGCTAACAGCTTCAACTCCGTGTCGCTCGACCCACCGTTGGTGTTATGGAGTATCGACAAACGCTCCAACAGCCATGAAGTGTTCGAGCAGGCCAGTCATTTCGCGGTCAACGTGCTCGCGGCGGACCAGATCGACCTGTCGAACAATTTTGCCCGGCCCAAGGACGATCGCTTCGCCGAGATCGAGTACCAGCCAGGCGAGGGTGGCGCGCCGGTGTTCGCCGATTGTTCGGCGCGGTTTCACTGTGAGAACTACCAGCAGGTGGACGGCGGCGATCACTGGATCATGATCGGCAAGGTGGTGGCGTTCGATGACTTCGGGCGTGCGCCGCTGCTCTATCACCAGGGCGCCTACTCGATGGTCCTACCCCACACGCGCATGACCAAGCGTGACGACAGCCAGCCGCCGAGCAGCCATTTCCAGGGGCGCCTGAGCCACAACCTGTATTACCTGATGACCCAGGCGGTGCGCGCCTACCAATCGGCCTACCAACCCCGGCAACTGTCCACCGGCCTGCGCACCAACGAGGCGCGCATGCTGATGGTGCTGGAGAACGACGCCCGGCTGAGCGCCGGCGACCTGCTACGCGAGGTGGCTATGCCGGTGCGCGAAATCGACGAAGCCGTGGCCAACCTCAAGCGCAAGGGGCTGGTGAGCGACGACGACAGCGGCGTGCGCCTGACCGCTGCGGGCGTGGAGCAAACCGAAGACCTGTGGGCGATTGCGCGCGAACAGCAGGACAAGGTATTCGCTGAGTTCACTGAGGCGCAGATCGAAACGTTCAAGACGGTATTGAAGCAACTGATCCGTCATTGCTGA
- a CDS encoding APC family permease has translation MSINDRLTQHLKRGSVGFPTALASTIGLIMASPVILTATMGFGIGGSAFAVAMLIAVVMMLAQATTFAEAAAILPTTGSVYDYINCGMGRFFAITGTLSAYLIVHVFAGTAETILSGVMALVNFEHLNTLAESAGGSWLLGVGFVVVFGILNAFGVSAFGRAEIILTFGMWTTLMVFGVLGLIAAPAVQLEGWFGVSLVGTDVVTVLSLVGMAMFMFVGCEFVTPLAPDLRNSARVMPKAMLLGLLSVATCMFIYGAAMKRQVENVLLDAATGVHLLDTPMAIPRFAEQVMGQVGPLWLGIGFLFAGAATINTLMAGVPRILYGMAVDGALPKVFTYLHPRFKTPLLCILVAMLIPCLHALWLGGNADNIMHLVLAAVCAWSFSYLLVTLSVVILRIRRPDLPRAYRSPFFPLPQILSSIGILLGMWFITPPGMNPADIYVPFGVMLAITAAYALFWTLVVQKVNPFKPASVEDVLAKEFSHEPGNLYNEPFEHAAKAV, from the coding sequence ATGTCGATCAATGACCGGCTCACGCAGCATTTGAAACGAGGCAGCGTCGGCTTTCCGACCGCGCTGGCCAGCACCATTGGCCTGATCATGGCCAGCCCGGTGATTCTCACCGCGACCATGGGTTTCGGGATCGGCGGCAGCGCCTTTGCGGTGGCCATGCTGATTGCGGTGGTGATGATGCTGGCGCAGGCGACCACCTTCGCCGAAGCCGCCGCGATCCTGCCGACCACCGGCTCGGTCTACGACTACATCAATTGCGGCATGGGCCGTTTTTTTGCGATCACCGGCACCTTGTCGGCGTACCTGATCGTGCATGTGTTTGCCGGTACCGCTGAAACCATTCTGTCCGGGGTCATGGCGCTGGTGAACTTCGAGCACCTCAACACCCTGGCGGAATCCGCCGGGGGCTCGTGGTTGCTCGGGGTCGGCTTCGTGGTGGTGTTCGGCATCTTGAATGCCTTTGGCGTCAGCGCCTTCGGCAGGGCCGAGATCATCCTGACCTTCGGCATGTGGACCACGTTGATGGTGTTCGGCGTGCTGGGCCTGATCGCGGCGCCGGCGGTGCAACTGGAGGGCTGGTTCGGTGTGTCACTGGTGGGCACCGACGTGGTCACCGTCCTGTCATTGGTAGGCATGGCGATGTTCATGTTTGTCGGTTGCGAGTTCGTCACGCCGTTGGCTCCGGACTTGCGCAATTCGGCCAGGGTGATGCCCAAGGCCATGCTGTTGGGCTTGCTCAGCGTGGCCACCTGTATGTTTATCTACGGCGCGGCGATGAAGCGCCAGGTCGAAAACGTGTTGCTGGATGCCGCCACCGGCGTGCACCTGCTGGACACGCCGATGGCGATTCCGCGCTTTGCCGAGCAGGTCATGGGGCAGGTCGGCCCGCTGTGGCTGGGCATCGGTTTTTTGTTTGCCGGTGCCGCCACCATCAACACGCTGATGGCGGGCGTGCCGCGCATCCTCTATGGCATGGCCGTGGACGGCGCGCTGCCCAAGGTGTTCACCTACCTGCACCCACGCTTCAAGACGCCGTTGCTGTGCATCCTGGTGGCGATGCTGATTCCGTGCCTGCACGCCCTGTGGTTGGGCGGCAACGCTGACAACATCATGCATCTGGTGCTGGCGGCGGTGTGTGCCTGGAGTTTCTCGTACCTGCTGGTGACGCTGTCGGTGGTGATCCTGCGCATTCGCCGTCCTGATCTGCCACGGGCCTATCGCTCGCCGTTCTTCCCGTTGCCACAAATCCTGTCCAGCATCGGCATCTTGCTCGGGATGTGGTTCATCACCCCGCCGGGCATGAACCCCGCCGACATCTACGTGCCGTTCGGCGTGATGCTGGCGATTACCGCTGCCTACGCGCTGTTCTGGACATTGGTGGTGCAAAAGGTCAATCCATTCAAGCCGGCGTCGGTCGAAGACGTGCTGGCCAAGGAGTTTTCCCATGAGCCTGGCAACCTTTACAACGAGCCTTTCGAGCATGCTGCAAAAGCTGTCTGA
- a CDS encoding DUF3156 family protein yields the protein MLQKLSELFSAQRAPAGYRPGVTLEYLRRNLGLASFTSTGPASAVFSLDASGLEVTIVERTEAQLLMHLVMTEFRIQLPASQQGSARWDLHHRGSIRRTGLACRQRAGEATLLARLEAALAGDASLHEALMALDFKHLRIELQAQQWRVRLEHMGGSEVVNRMPAFRRYIALSPAQRASLFTVLAGLQRVLSGL from the coding sequence ATGCTGCAAAAGCTGTCTGAGCTGTTCAGTGCGCAACGCGCCCCGGCCGGCTATCGGCCCGGGGTCACGCTTGAATACCTGCGGCGCAACCTTGGCCTGGCAAGTTTTACCTCCACCGGGCCGGCCAGTGCGGTGTTCAGCCTGGACGCCAGTGGCCTTGAGGTGACGATTGTCGAGCGCACCGAAGCGCAACTGCTGATGCACCTGGTGATGACCGAGTTCAGGATTCAGTTGCCCGCTTCACAGCAGGGCAGCGCACGCTGGGACCTGCACCACCGCGGGTCGATTCGGCGCACGGGGCTGGCGTGTCGGCAACGGGCGGGCGAAGCGACTTTGCTGGCCCGGCTGGAGGCTGCGTTGGCGGGTGATGCGTCGTTGCACGAAGCCCTGATGGCGCTGGATTTCAAGCACCTGCGCATCGAGTTGCAGGCACAGCAATGGCGCGTCCGGCTGGAGCACATGGGCGGCAGCGAAGTGGTCAACCGCATGCCGGCGTTTCGTCGTTACATCGCCCTGAGCCCAGCCCAGCGCGCCAGTCTGTTCACGGTGCTGGCGGGCTTGCAGCGAGTGCTGAGCGGGTTGTGA
- the feaR gene encoding transcriptional regulator FeaR, with translation MSTYQSAHHGLETWTRDLRAACGHFDTELAFNRSLFIGEVSKRERGGLSLANLRTNAGLIKRERPNADHDRDQHCFLVSQRSGYCQITQNGQVVQLAPGDMLLMDSTGSIEISPFGLIEHASLSLSRNEVCKQLGGAAKTFGKISSSKACGRMLHVLMDQLCREGLGDQDPNEEAQALQAAFVSLLGSAFEAHDAPGEGMACLQGNNLRSYVQKVIDESLTQPGLSPVGLASRLNISVRHLYRLFEEQDDSVCRYIQRARLKRSADDLTNPFLKSESITSIAYKWGFTDSAHFSRSFKKQFELSPKDFRSTHLQQAVGAV, from the coding sequence ATGAGCACCTATCAATCTGCGCACCATGGATTGGAAACCTGGACTCGGGATTTGCGCGCGGCCTGCGGCCATTTCGACACGGAACTGGCGTTTAACCGCTCACTGTTTATCGGTGAGGTGTCCAAGCGCGAGCGCGGTGGCCTGTCACTGGCCAACCTGCGCACCAATGCCGGGCTGATCAAGCGCGAACGACCCAACGCCGATCACGATAGGGACCAGCATTGTTTTCTCGTCAGCCAACGCAGTGGCTATTGCCAGATCACCCAGAACGGCCAGGTGGTGCAACTGGCCCCCGGCGACATGCTGCTGATGGACTCCACGGGCTCGATCGAGATCAGCCCGTTTGGCCTGATCGAACACGCCTCGCTGTCACTCTCGCGCAATGAAGTGTGCAAGCAACTGGGTGGCGCCGCGAAAACCTTCGGCAAGATCTCGTCGAGCAAGGCCTGTGGCCGCATGCTCCATGTGCTGATGGACCAACTGTGCCGGGAAGGGTTGGGCGACCAGGACCCGAACGAGGAGGCGCAGGCCCTGCAAGCGGCGTTTGTATCCTTGCTCGGTTCCGCCTTCGAAGCGCATGACGCGCCCGGTGAGGGCATGGCCTGCCTGCAGGGCAACAACCTGCGCAGCTATGTGCAGAAAGTCATCGACGAGTCGCTGACCCAGCCCGGCCTGAGCCCCGTGGGCCTGGCCAGTCGCTTGAATATCTCGGTGCGGCATTTGTACCGTTTGTTCGAAGAACAGGACGACAGTGTCTGCCGCTACATCCAGCGTGCGCGGCTCAAGCGCAGCGCGGATGACTTGACCAACCCGTTCCTCAAGAGCGAGTCGATCACCTCGATTGCCTACAAGTGGGGCTTCACCGACTCGGCGCACTTCAGTCGCTCGTTCAAGAAGCAATTCGAGCTGTCGCCCAAGGATTTTCGTTCGACCCATCTGCAACAGGCGGTGGGCGCGGTTTAG
- a CDS encoding SDR family oxidoreductase — MSEDLDFSGKSVLVTGGAQGIGRAVVEAFALRGARVMIVDLRRAQAQALADELAARGCRVQAIELDLAEATAVFDGIKGIERDWGRLDILVHNAGYFPLTAFEQITPAVLERTLAVNLSALFWLTQAALPMFQRQGGGCVLVTSSVTGPRVAYPGLSHYAASKAGVNGFIRSAALELAGNRVRVNGVEPGMIATPAMGNLGDAQVNADIASRVPLGRLGAPQDIAGAMLFLASDLASYITGQTIIVDGGSTLPEVK; from the coding sequence ATGTCTGAAGACCTCGATTTCAGCGGCAAAAGCGTGCTGGTCACCGGCGGCGCGCAAGGCATCGGCCGGGCCGTTGTCGAAGCGTTTGCGCTGCGTGGCGCGCGCGTGATGATCGTTGACCTGCGTCGGGCGCAAGCCCAGGCGTTGGCCGACGAATTGGCTGCGCGGGGGTGCAGGGTCCAAGCCATCGAACTCGATCTGGCCGAGGCGACGGCGGTGTTCGACGGGATCAAAGGCATCGAGCGCGACTGGGGCCGCCTGGACATCCTGGTGCACAACGCTGGCTATTTTCCGTTGACCGCGTTCGAGCAGATCACCCCGGCCGTGCTGGAGCGCACGCTGGCGGTCAACCTCTCGGCGCTGTTCTGGCTGACCCAGGCCGCCTTGCCGATGTTTCAGCGTCAAGGCGGCGGTTGCGTGCTGGTCACCTCATCGGTCACCGGGCCACGGGTCGCCTATCCGGGGCTGAGCCACTACGCCGCGTCAAAGGCCGGGGTCAACGGGTTTATCCGCAGTGCCGCACTGGAACTGGCCGGCAACCGGGTAAGGGTCAACGGCGTGGAACCGGGGATGATCGCCACGCCGGCCATGGGCAACCTGGGCGATGCTCAGGTCAACGCCGACATCGCCAGCCGCGTGCCACTCGGCCGCCTCGGCGCGCCGCAGGACATTGCCGGGGCCATGCTGTTTCTGGCCTCGGACCTGGCGAGCTACATCACCGGGCAGACCATCATTGTGGATGGCGGGTCGACGTTGCCCGAAGTGAAGTAA
- a CDS encoding SDR family NAD(P)-dependent oxidoreductase, protein MPDARTVVITGAGTGIGAACARLYAAEGANLVLIGRRREPLEQVAAQTGGLVLVGDAACPDTWDRFVAQIRAHHGRLDVLLACAGGHGVGSASQTSPATWVAALRSNLDSAFYSARACLPLLIESAGCIVLLGSIASLAAGPEVCGYTTAKHALLGLNRSLARDYGPRGVRVNAVCPGWVTTPMADEEMQPLMNFHGDTLQQAYARVCADVPLRRPASAEEIARVCRFLAGPDASIITGASVVADGGSSIVDVPTLAYAHMEQPYV, encoded by the coding sequence ATGCCTGACGCCCGAACCGTGGTCATCACCGGTGCCGGCACGGGCATCGGTGCCGCCTGCGCGCGGCTGTATGCTGCCGAAGGCGCCAACCTGGTGCTGATCGGCCGGCGTCGCGAGCCATTGGAGCAGGTCGCCGCACAAACCGGTGGCCTGGTGCTGGTCGGCGACGCGGCCTGCCCGGATACGTGGGACAGGTTCGTCGCACAGATTCGCGCACACCATGGCCGACTCGATGTGCTGCTGGCCTGTGCCGGTGGGCATGGCGTGGGCAGCGCCAGCCAAACCAGCCCGGCCACCTGGGTAGCGGCGCTGCGCAGCAACCTGGACAGCGCGTTCTACAGCGCCCGCGCCTGCCTGCCGCTGCTGATCGAGAGCGCCGGGTGCATCGTGCTGCTGGGCTCCATCGCGTCGTTGGCCGCCGGGCCCGAGGTGTGCGGCTACACCACCGCCAAACACGCACTGCTCGGGCTTAACCGCTCACTGGCGCGGGACTACGGGCCGCGTGGCGTGCGAGTGAACGCCGTGTGCCCTGGCTGGGTCACCACGCCGATGGCCGACGAGGAGATGCAGCCCTTGATGAACTTCCACGGCGATACGCTGCAGCAGGCCTACGCCCGTGTGTGCGCCGACGTACCGTTGCGGCGTCCCGCCAGCGCCGAAGAAATTGCCAGGGTATGCCGCTTCCTGGCCGGCCCCGACGCCTCGATCATCACCGGTGCCAGCGTGGTCGCCGACGGTGGTTCGAGCATCGTCGATGTACCGACCCTGGCCTACGCCCATATGGAGCAGCCCTATGTCTGA
- a CDS encoding molybdenum cofactor biosynthesis F family protein, translating into MTTPSDWITVGALADGFAPEAFILPNLADLNGKTFTLYFANGWQIEHRFETDTLHWNAADGHSSGAAAYRATSVRPGLYLVDFIKHEAGQAWSISLVLDTATSSFTAVIGSMPSREQTEQGLYSRALAGKALTSVHVEFLQGSLNQPWQAGQCPHAPTQELTGLRNLYRYSPSEVYEHIYLNDQFYSWQCIKGVEQGLCDTDRCHYYKIADQLYLFVWREKIIPTLGLVLIDLQQHRSDGKIFGYAGASFDELSNFPVSSYCQVLNHTEYPDA; encoded by the coding sequence ATGACCACCCCATCCGACTGGATCACCGTAGGCGCCCTTGCCGACGGTTTCGCCCCTGAAGCCTTTATCCTGCCCAACCTGGCCGACCTCAACGGCAAGACGTTCACGCTGTACTTCGCCAACGGCTGGCAGATCGAGCACCGCTTTGAAACCGACACGCTGCACTGGAACGCCGCCGATGGTCACTCCAGCGGTGCGGCCGCCTACCGCGCCACCTCGGTGCGTCCGGGCCTGTACCTGGTCGATTTCATCAAGCACGAAGCCGGGCAAGCCTGGTCGATCAGCCTGGTGCTGGATACCGCCACGTCGTCGTTCACCGCCGTGATCGGCAGCATGCCGAGCCGCGAGCAAACCGAACAAGGTCTGTACAGCCGCGCGCTGGCCGGCAAGGCCCTGACCTCGGTGCACGTGGAATTTCTACAGGGCAGCCTGAATCAACCCTGGCAGGCTGGCCAGTGCCCGCACGCACCGACCCAGGAACTGACCGGCTTGCGCAACCTGTACCGCTACAGCCCCAGCGAGGTCTACGAGCACATTTACCTGAACGATCAGTTCTACTCCTGGCAGTGCATCAAGGGTGTCGAACAGGGCCTGTGCGATACCGATCGCTGCCACTACTACAAGATTGCCGACCAGTTGTACCTGTTCGTCTGGCGCGAAAAGATCATCCCGACCCTCGGCCTGGTGTTGATCGATCTGCAACAGCACCGCAGCGACGGCAAGATTTTCGGCTACGCCGGTGCGTCCTTCGATGAGCTGTCGAACTTTCCGGTCAGTTCCTACTGCCAGGTCCTCAACCATACGGAGTATCCCGATGCCTGA
- a CDS encoding response regulator transcription factor, which yields MHAIPAQEVAGHCLQAFTQLVPASQAAFYCVDRHLQARDFRLLGMSGEMHRDYLDNYRQFDPLQPRNCLSTGLTVVPLGLAMARQPLRDSRRYRDFLARYGVVDVVEIVAHRADQPQAAISLLRTAEQGVFTLDQLAQLNALQVMLQMAVANMQPTDDGLAGLTPKERQIAWLLRQGASNKQLAQALDVGLPTIKTHLIHLFRKTGVSSRTELVAALFL from the coding sequence ATGCACGCCATCCCCGCCCAGGAAGTCGCCGGCCACTGCCTGCAGGCTTTCACCCAACTCGTACCCGCCAGCCAGGCGGCGTTCTATTGCGTCGACCGCCACCTGCAAGCCCGTGATTTCAGGCTGCTGGGCATGAGCGGTGAGATGCACCGCGATTACCTGGACAACTACCGCCAATTCGATCCGTTGCAGCCGCGCAACTGCCTGTCCACCGGGCTCACCGTGGTGCCGCTGGGGCTGGCCATGGCCCGGCAGCCGCTGCGTGACAGCCGCCGCTACCGCGACTTTCTGGCGCGCTACGGGGTGGTCGATGTGGTGGAGATCGTCGCCCATCGCGCCGACCAGCCCCAGGCCGCCATCTCGCTGCTGCGCACGGCTGAACAAGGGGTGTTCACCCTCGACCAGTTGGCCCAGTTGAATGCCTTGCAGGTGATGCTGCAAATGGCCGTGGCTAACATGCAGCCCACAGACGACGGGTTGGCCGGGCTTACCCCCAAGGAGCGCCAGATCGCCTGGTTGCTTCGCCAAGGCGCGAGCAACAAACAATTGGCCCAGGCGCTGGACGTCGGCCTGCCCACCATCAAGACCCACCTGATTCACCTGTTTCGCAAAACAGGCGTCAGCAGCCGCACCGAACTGGTGGCGGCGCTGTTTCTTTAA
- a CDS encoding cupin domain-containing protein, translating to MPVTPLKKDIQLSELDPWGTVADLGSEILEGEVKAFGKMTFGAPTDPVSSAYFGTTQGKFRMVYPFAEQATVVTGEVVLTDESTGQSTRYKAGDSWFVTKGTPVLWDVVSESFVKHYFAVG from the coding sequence ATGCCCGTTACCCCCCTGAAGAAAGACATTCAATTATCGGAGCTCGACCCCTGGGGCACGGTTGCCGACCTCGGCTCCGAGATCCTCGAAGGCGAGGTCAAGGCCTTCGGCAAGATGACCTTCGGCGCCCCGACCGACCCGGTCAGCAGTGCCTATTTCGGCACCACCCAAGGCAAGTTCCGCATGGTCTACCCGTTCGCCGAACAGGCCACCGTGGTCACCGGCGAAGTGGTACTGACCGACGAAAGCACCGGCCAGAGCACCCGCTACAAGGCCGGCGACAGCTGGTTCGTGACCAAAGGCACACCGGTGCTGTGGGACGTGGTCAGCGAGAGCTTCGTGAAGCACTATTTTGCGGTAGGCTGA